In Papio anubis isolate 15944 chromosome 17, Panubis1.0, whole genome shotgun sequence, the following are encoded in one genomic region:
- the TOP3A gene encoding DNA topoisomerase 3-alpha isoform X3: MVMTSVSGHLLAHDFRMQFRKWQSCNPLVLFEAEIEKYCPENFVDIKKTLERETRQCQALVIWTDCDREGENIGFEIIHVCKTVKPNLQVLRARFSEITPRAVRTACENLTEPDQRVSDAVDVRQELDLRIGAAFTRFQTLRLQKIFPEVLAEQLISYGSCQFPTLGFVVERFKAIQAFVPEIFHRIKVTHDHKDGIVEFNWKRHRLFNHTACLVLYQLCMEDPMATVVEVRSKPKSKWRPQALDTVELEKLASRKLRINAKETMRIAEKLYTQGYISYPRTETNIFPRDLNLTVLVEQQTPDPRWGAFAQSILERGGPTPRNGNKSDQAHPPIHPTKYTNSLQGDEQRLYEFIVRHFLACCSQDAQGQETTVEIDIAQERFVAHGLVILARNYLDVYPYDHWSDKILPVYERGSRFQPSTVEMVDGETSPPKLLTEADLIALMEKHGIGTDATHAEHIETIKARMYVGLTPDKRFLPGHLGMGLVEGYDSMGYEMSKPDLRAELEADLKLICDGKKDKFVVLRQQVQKYKQVFIEAVAKAKKLDEALAQYFGNGTELAQQEEIYPAMPEPIRKCPQCNKDMVLKTKKNGGFYLSCMGFPECRSAMWLPDSVLEASRDSSVCPVCQPHPVYRLKLKFKRGSLPPTMPLEFVCCIGGCDETLREILDLRFSRGPPRAIQPSGHLQASQSLNRMDNSQHPQPADSRQTGPSKALAQTLPPSTAAGESNSVTCNCGQEAVLLTVRKEGPNQGRQFFKCNGGSCNFFLWADSPNQGGGGPPASAYRPLGSSLGRPPGPGIHLGGFGNPGDGSGTGTSCLCSQPAVTRTVQKDGPNKGRQFHTCAKPREQQCGFFQWVDENTAPGTSGAPSWTGDRGRILGSEARSKRPRASSSDTGSTAKKPRKCSLCHQPGHTRPFCPQNR; this comes from the exons ATGGTAATGACTTCGGTTTCTGGACATTTACTGGCTCATGATTTCCGGATGCAGTTTCGAAAATG GCAGAGCTGCAACCCTCTTGTCCTCTTTGAAGCAGAAATTGAAAAGTACTGCCCAGAGAATTTTGTAGACATCAAG AAAACTCTGGAACGAGAGACTCGCCAGTGCCAGGCTCTGGTGATCTGGACTGACTGTGATAGAGAAGGCGAAAACATTGGGTTTGAGATTATCCACGTGTGTAAGACTG TAAAGCCCAATCTGCAGGTGTTGCGAGCCCGATTCTCTGAGATCACACCCCGTGCCGTCAGGACAGCTTGTGAAAACCTGACTGAGCCTGATCAGAGGGTGAGCGATGCTGTGGATGTGAGGCAGGAGCTGGACCTGAGGATTG GAGCTGCCTTTACTAGGTTCCAGACCCTGCGGCTTCAGAAGATTTTTCCTGAGGTGCTGGCAGAGCAGCTCATCAGTTACGGCAGCTGCCAGTTCCCCACATTGGGCTTTGTGGTGGAGCGATTCAAAGCCATTCAGGCTTTTGTACCAGAAATCTTCCACAGAATTAAAG TAACTCATGACCACAAAGATGGTATCGTAGAATTCAACTGGAAAAGGCATCGACTCTTTAACCACACGGCTTGCCTAGTTCTCTATCAGTTGTGTATGGAG GATCCCATGGCAACTGTGGTAGAGGTCAGATCTAAGCCCAAGAGCAAGTGGCGGCCTCAAGCTTTGGACACTGTG GAGCTTGAGAAGCTGGCTTCTCGAAAATTGAGAATAAATGCTAAAGAAACCATGAGGATTGCTGAGAAGCTCTACACTCAAGG GTACATCAGCTATCCCCGAACAGAAACAAACATTTTTCCCAGAGACTTAAACCTGACGGTGTTGGTGGAACAGCAGACCCCCGATCCACGCTGGGGGGCCTTTGCCCAGAGCATTCTAGAGCGGGGTGGTCCCACCCCACGCAATGGGAACAAGTCTGACCAAGCTCACCCTCCCATTCACCCCACCAAATACACCAACAGCTTACAG GGAGACGAACAGCGACTGTACGAGTTTATTGTTCGCCATTTCCTGGCCTGCTGCTCCCAGGATGCTCAGGGGCAGGAGACCACAGTGGAGATCGACATCGCTCAGGAACGCTTTGTGGCCCACGGCCTCGTGATTCTGGCCCGAAACTATCTGGACGTGTATCCATATGATCACTGGAGTGACAAG ATCCTCCCTGTCTATGAGCGAGGCTCCCGCTTTCAGCCCAGCACCGTGGAGATGGTGGATGGGGAGACCAGCCCGCCCAAGCTGCTCACCGAGGCCGACCTCATTGCCCTCATGGAGAAGCACGGCATTG GTACGGATGCCACTCATGCGGAGCACATCGAGACCATCAAAGCCCGGATGTACGTGGGACTCACCCCAGACAAGCGGTTCCTCCCTGGGCACCTGGGCATGGGACTTGTGGAAG GTTATGATTCCATGGGCTATGAAATGTCTAAGCCTGACCTCCGGGCTGAGCTGGAAGCTGATCTGAAGCTGATCTGTGATGGCAAGAAGGACAAATTTGTGGTTCTAAGGCAGCAAGTGCAGAAATACAAGCAGGTTTTCATCGAAGCGGTGGCTAAAGCAAAGAA ATTGGATGAGGCCTTggcccagtactttgggaatgGGACAGAGTTGGCCCAGCAAGAAGAGATCTACCCAGCCATGCCAGAGCCCATCAGGAAGTGCCCACAGTGCAACAAGGACATGGTCCTCAAGACCAAGAAGAACGGCGG GTTCTACCTCAGCTGCATGGGTTTCCCGGAGTGTCGCTCAGCCATGTGGCTTCCTGACTCGGTGCTGGAGGCCAGCAGGGACAGCAGCGTGTGTCCAGTTTGTCAGCCACATCCTGTGTACAG GTTGAAGTTAAAGTTTAAGCGCGGTAGCCTTCCCCCGACCATGCCTCTGGAGTTTGTTTGCTGCATCGGTGGATGCGACGAGACCCTGAGGGAGATCCTGGACCTGAGATTTTCACGGGGCCCCCCCAGGGCTATCCAGCCCTCTGGTCACCTGCAGGCTAGCCAGTCTCTGAACAGGATGGACAATAGCCAGCATCCCCAGCCTGCTGACAGCAGACAGACTGGGCCCTCAAAGGCTCTGGCCCAGACCCTCCCACCATCCACGGCTGCTGGTGAAAGCAATTCTGTGACCTGCAACTGTGGCCAGGAGGCTGTGCTGCTTACTGTCCGTAAGGAGGGCCCCAACCAGGGCCGGCAATTCTTTAAGTGTAACGGGGGTAGCTGCAACTTCTTCCTGTGGGCAGACAGCCCCAATCAGGGAGGAGGAGGGCCTCCCGCCTCGGCATATAGACCCCTAGGCAGCTCCCTGGGACGCCCACCAGGCCCAGGGATCCACCTGGGTGGGTTTGGCAACCCTGGTGATGGCAGTGGTACTGGCACATCCTGCCTGTGCAGCCAGCCTGCCGTCACGCGGACTGTGCAGAAGGATGGGCCCAACAAGGGGCGCCAGTTCCACACGTGTGCCAAGCCGAGAGAGCAGCAGTGTGGCTTCTTCCAGTGGGTCGATGAGAACACCGCTCCAG
- the TOP3A gene encoding DNA topoisomerase 3-alpha isoform X2 — translation MIFPVLRSALRWLRQPGDRAFSRAAMEVALRGVRKVLCVAEKNDAAKGIADLLSNGRMRRREGLSKFNKIYEFDYHLYGQNVTMVMTSVSGHLLAHDFRMQFRKWQSCNPLVLFEAEIEKYCPENFVDIKKTLERETRQCQALVIWTDCDREGENIGFEIIHVCKTVKPNLQVLRARFSEITPRAVRTACENLTEPDQRVSDAVDVRQELDLRIGAAFTRFQTLRLQKIFPEVLAEQLISYGSCQFPTLGFVVERFKAIQAFVPEIFHRIKVTHDHKDGIVEFNWKRHRLFNHTACLVLYQLCMEDPMATVVEVRSKPKSKWRPQALDTVELEKLASRKLRINAKETMRIAEKLYTQGYISYPRTETNIFPRDLNLTVLVEQQTPDPRWGAFAQSILERGGPTPRNGNKSDQAHPPIHPTKYTNSLQGDEQRLYEFIVRHFLACCSQDAQGQETTVEIDIAQERFVAHGLVILARNYLDVYPYDHWSDKILPVYERGSRFQPSTVEMVDGETSPPKLLTEADLIALMEKHGIGTDATHAEHIETIKARMYVGLTPDKRFLPGHLGMGLVEGYDSMGYEMSKPDLRAELEADLKLICDGKKDKFVVLRQQVQKYKQVFIEAVAKAKKLDEALAQYFGNGTELAQQEEIYPAMPEPIRKCPQCNKDMVLKTKKNGGFYLSCMGFPECRSAMWLPDSVLEASRDSSVCPVCQPHPVYRLKLKFKRGSLPPTMPLEFVCCIGGCDETLREILDLRFSRGPPRAIQPSGHLQASQSLNRMDNSQHPQPADSRQTGPSKALAQTLPPSTAAGESNSVTCNCGQEAVLLTVRKEGPNQGRQFFKCNGGSCNFFLWADSPNQGGGGPPASAYRPLGSSLGRPPGPGIHLGGFGNPGDGSGTGTSCLCSQPAVTRTVQKDGPNKGRQFHTCAKPREQQCGFFQWVDENTAPGEAGRGMGIPALGFQVSTSETGDRRKKARQDHGGIGRGTWAALHLCFLT, via the exons agagaAGGACTTTCAAAATTCAACAAGATCTATGAATTTGATTATCACCTGTATGGCCAG AATGTTACCATGGTAATGACTTCGGTTTCTGGACATTTACTGGCTCATGATTTCCGGATGCAGTTTCGAAAATG GCAGAGCTGCAACCCTCTTGTCCTCTTTGAAGCAGAAATTGAAAAGTACTGCCCAGAGAATTTTGTAGACATCAAG AAAACTCTGGAACGAGAGACTCGCCAGTGCCAGGCTCTGGTGATCTGGACTGACTGTGATAGAGAAGGCGAAAACATTGGGTTTGAGATTATCCACGTGTGTAAGACTG TAAAGCCCAATCTGCAGGTGTTGCGAGCCCGATTCTCTGAGATCACACCCCGTGCCGTCAGGACAGCTTGTGAAAACCTGACTGAGCCTGATCAGAGGGTGAGCGATGCTGTGGATGTGAGGCAGGAGCTGGACCTGAGGATTG GAGCTGCCTTTACTAGGTTCCAGACCCTGCGGCTTCAGAAGATTTTTCCTGAGGTGCTGGCAGAGCAGCTCATCAGTTACGGCAGCTGCCAGTTCCCCACATTGGGCTTTGTGGTGGAGCGATTCAAAGCCATTCAGGCTTTTGTACCAGAAATCTTCCACAGAATTAAAG TAACTCATGACCACAAAGATGGTATCGTAGAATTCAACTGGAAAAGGCATCGACTCTTTAACCACACGGCTTGCCTAGTTCTCTATCAGTTGTGTATGGAG GATCCCATGGCAACTGTGGTAGAGGTCAGATCTAAGCCCAAGAGCAAGTGGCGGCCTCAAGCTTTGGACACTGTG GAGCTTGAGAAGCTGGCTTCTCGAAAATTGAGAATAAATGCTAAAGAAACCATGAGGATTGCTGAGAAGCTCTACACTCAAGG GTACATCAGCTATCCCCGAACAGAAACAAACATTTTTCCCAGAGACTTAAACCTGACGGTGTTGGTGGAACAGCAGACCCCCGATCCACGCTGGGGGGCCTTTGCCCAGAGCATTCTAGAGCGGGGTGGTCCCACCCCACGCAATGGGAACAAGTCTGACCAAGCTCACCCTCCCATTCACCCCACCAAATACACCAACAGCTTACAG GGAGACGAACAGCGACTGTACGAGTTTATTGTTCGCCATTTCCTGGCCTGCTGCTCCCAGGATGCTCAGGGGCAGGAGACCACAGTGGAGATCGACATCGCTCAGGAACGCTTTGTGGCCCACGGCCTCGTGATTCTGGCCCGAAACTATCTGGACGTGTATCCATATGATCACTGGAGTGACAAG ATCCTCCCTGTCTATGAGCGAGGCTCCCGCTTTCAGCCCAGCACCGTGGAGATGGTGGATGGGGAGACCAGCCCGCCCAAGCTGCTCACCGAGGCCGACCTCATTGCCCTCATGGAGAAGCACGGCATTG GTACGGATGCCACTCATGCGGAGCACATCGAGACCATCAAAGCCCGGATGTACGTGGGACTCACCCCAGACAAGCGGTTCCTCCCTGGGCACCTGGGCATGGGACTTGTGGAAG GTTATGATTCCATGGGCTATGAAATGTCTAAGCCTGACCTCCGGGCTGAGCTGGAAGCTGATCTGAAGCTGATCTGTGATGGCAAGAAGGACAAATTTGTGGTTCTAAGGCAGCAAGTGCAGAAATACAAGCAGGTTTTCATCGAAGCGGTGGCTAAAGCAAAGAA ATTGGATGAGGCCTTggcccagtactttgggaatgGGACAGAGTTGGCCCAGCAAGAAGAGATCTACCCAGCCATGCCAGAGCCCATCAGGAAGTGCCCACAGTGCAACAAGGACATGGTCCTCAAGACCAAGAAGAACGGCGG GTTCTACCTCAGCTGCATGGGTTTCCCGGAGTGTCGCTCAGCCATGTGGCTTCCTGACTCGGTGCTGGAGGCCAGCAGGGACAGCAGCGTGTGTCCAGTTTGTCAGCCACATCCTGTGTACAG GTTGAAGTTAAAGTTTAAGCGCGGTAGCCTTCCCCCGACCATGCCTCTGGAGTTTGTTTGCTGCATCGGTGGATGCGACGAGACCCTGAGGGAGATCCTGGACCTGAGATTTTCACGGGGCCCCCCCAGGGCTATCCAGCCCTCTGGTCACCTGCAGGCTAGCCAGTCTCTGAACAGGATGGACAATAGCCAGCATCCCCAGCCTGCTGACAGCAGACAGACTGGGCCCTCAAAGGCTCTGGCCCAGACCCTCCCACCATCCACGGCTGCTGGTGAAAGCAATTCTGTGACCTGCAACTGTGGCCAGGAGGCTGTGCTGCTTACTGTCCGTAAGGAGGGCCCCAACCAGGGCCGGCAATTCTTTAAGTGTAACGGGGGTAGCTGCAACTTCTTCCTGTGGGCAGACAGCCCCAATCAGGGAGGAGGAGGGCCTCCCGCCTCGGCATATAGACCCCTAGGCAGCTCCCTGGGACGCCCACCAGGCCCAGGGATCCACCTGGGTGGGTTTGGCAACCCTGGTGATGGCAGTGGTACTGGCACATCCTGCCTGTGCAGCCAGCCTGCCGTCACGCGGACTGTGCAGAAGGATGGGCCCAACAAGGGGCGCCAGTTCCACACGTGTGCCAAGCCGAGAGAGCAGCAGTGTGGCTTCTTCCAGTGGGTCGATGAGAACACCGCTCCAGGTGAGGCAGGGAGGGGCATGGGAATCCCTGCCTTGGGTTTTCAG GTATCTACCTCAGAGACTGGGGACAGGAGAAAGAAGGCAAGGCAGGATCATGGTGGGATTGGGAGGGGCACCTGGGCTGCCTTGcacctctgtttcctcacttgA